One window of Brachionichthys hirsutus isolate HB-005 chromosome 21, CSIRO-AGI_Bhir_v1, whole genome shotgun sequence genomic DNA carries:
- the LOC137909891 gene encoding rho GTPase-activating protein 44-like, with amino-acid sequence MKKQFNRMRQLANQTVGRAEKTEVLSEDLLQVEKRLELVKQVSHSTHKKLTACLQGQQGVDVEKKSVRSPSKKLPLTTLAQCMVEGAAVLGDESLLGKMLKLCGDTQEKLAQELVLFEITIERDVVDPLCDLSEAEIPNIQKQRKHLAKLVLDMDSARARYYQSTKSSGLSSNLQPTGAKADHLREEMEEAANRMEICRDQLSADMYSFVAKEIDYASYFQTLIEVQAEYHRQSLELLQSILPQIKAHQETWVEKPCYGKPLEEHLMLSGRDIAFPIEACVTMLLECGMQEEGLFRVAPSASKLKKLKASLDCGVLDVQEYSADPHAVAGALKSYLRELPEPLMTYALYNDWIQASNIQDQDKRLQALLSACEKLPPANNNNFKYLIKFLSKLTEDQDVNKMTPGNIAIVLGPNLLWMHDEGNITEMMTTVSLQIVGIIEPVIQHADWFFPGEIEFNVTGNYGSPVHTNHNANYSSMPSPDMDQIDRRHNDQSRRPLSVATDNMMLEFYKKDGIRKIQSMGVRVMDTSWVSRRGLSSRRKCSSTPPSLPPNAQPIDTPIPEQPGEFSASPSPTPPPTSSDRASSDDASSNWSDSCYAYPSPEEERLPPPYPSSSSLSSSSCSYQSFPHHHFYTRAPPSMRPVAPTPESVPPGLSPPSRRCAYSPPPLLPHSLCPSPQQLDVNSNPKPNALHLPKQASLSDVSHAAQSETNGCILYIKPPLILTRQDLFLGSHKNPNTPLSAPPPWAACSREKGVKLTSTLKNKELSPVIGQKGIQGTMTSSGQSQHAEHSPHSLRRAKKLAPTPPKAPFCQTGAMSDQSTGQPSPVSLSPTPPSTPSPYGFSYPQGYATIGSPGQMAQMAATPSLSSPPSLAGTLTKARPTPKPPRHRPILPPPQPPTTPGTSPQSLDHSTVLLDGLSPGESMSTDSLCNLDIPIINVDLDCIFDLPQISPFRNSVAVVESTSNGTESEEEIESTVL; translated from the exons GGCTGAAAAAACAGAAGTATTGAGTGAAGACCTGCTGCAG GTGGAGAAACGTCTGGAGCTGGTCAAGCAGGTTTCCCACAGCACGCACAAGAAGCTGACCGCCTGCCTGCAAGGCCAGCAGGGCGTGGATGTGGAAAAGAAGTCCGTCAGGTCACCCTCG AAGAAGCTTCCTCTCACAACGCTAGCACAATGCATGGTGGAGGGGGCGGCTGTGCTCGGGGACGAGTCTCTGCTAGG AAAGATGCTGAAGCTCTGCGGCGATACGCAGGAGAAACTCGCTCAGGAGCTCGTCTTGTTCGAGATCACCATCGAGAGAGACGTCGTCGATCCTCTGTGCGACCTTTCAGAG GCGGAGATCCCAAATATCCAGAAACAAAGGAAGCACTTAGCAAAACTGGTCCTGGACATGGACTCAGCTCGTGCACG ATATTATCAGTCCACCAAGTCTTCGGGACTGTCCAGCAACCTGCAGCCAACTGGAGCCAAGGCTGACCACCTCAgggaagagatggaggaggcagCCAACCGCATGGAGATCTGTCGA gaTCAATTATCAGCAGACATGTACAGTTTTGTGGCCAAAGAAATTGACTATGCAAGCTACTTCCAGACA CTGATAGAAGTCCAGGCAGAGTACCACAGGCAGTCATTAGAGCTGCTTCAGAGCATTCTGCCTCAAATCAAAGCTCATCAGG AGACCTGGGTGGAGAAACCCTGCTACGGGAAGCCATTAGAGGAGCACTTAATGCTCAGCGGGAGAGATATTGCCTTTCCTATCGAGGCCTGTGTCACCATGCTGCTGGAATGTGGCATGCAGGAGGAG GGTTTGTTCAGAGTCGCTCCGTCGGCCTCCAAACTGAAGAAGCTGAAGGCGTCTTTGGACTGTGGGGTGTTAGATGTTCAAGAGTACTCAGCAGACCCCCACGCCGTTGCAG GTGCTCTGAAGTCTTACCTGCGGGAGCTCCCTGAGCCTTTAATGACCTACGCGCTCTACAACGACTGGATCCAGGCCTCCAA CATTCAAGATCAAGACAAGAGGCTGCAGGCTCTCCTCAGTGCCTGTGAGAAGTTACCCccagctaacaacaacaacttcaa ATATTTGATCAAATTCCTCTCCAAACTGACGGAAGACCAGGACGTGAACAAAATGACGCCTGGGAACATCGCCATCGTCCTCGGACCGAACCTGTTGTGGATGCACGACGAAGG CAACATCACAGAGATGATGACCACGGTTTCCCTGCAGATCGTCGGCATCATCGAGCCCGTCATCCAGCACGCCGACTGGTTCTTCCCTGGAG AAATTGAGTTCAACGTGACAGGGAACTACGGGAGCCCAGTTCACACCAACCACAATGCAAACTACAGCTCAATGCCTTCTCCGGACATGGATCAGATTGATCGGAGGCACAACGATCAGAGTCGACGACCACTCAGCGTTGCTACTGACAACATGATGCTGGAGTTCTATAAGAAGGACGG CATTAGGAAGATACAAAG CATGGGTGTCAGGGTGATGGACACTTCTTGGGTGTCTCGGCGGGGCTTGTCGTCTAGGCGTAAATGCTCTTCCACGCCACCGAGCTTACCTCCCAATGCGCAGCCCATTGACACCCCCATCCCCGAGCAGCCGGGGGAATTCTCTGCCTCCCCgtcccccacccctcctcccaCTAGCAGTGACCGAGCCAG CTCGGATGATGCATCCTCCAACTGGTCGGACTCCTGTTACGCCTACCCCTCCCCTGAGGAGGAGAGGTTGCCCCCACCTTacccctcttcctcatctttgtcctcctcctcttgctcttACCAGTCGTTCCCTCATCACCATTTCTACACCCGAGCACCTCCTAGTATGCGTCCCGTCGCTCCCACTCCCGAATCCGTACCTCCCGGTCTGTCCCCTCCTTCCCGTCGCTGTGCCTACAGCCCACCCCCGCTGCTCCCACACTCCCTTTGCCCTTCTCCCCAGCAACTTGATGTCAACTCCAACCCCAAACCCAACGCCCTGCACCTGCCCAAACAGGCCTCCCTGTCTGATGTTTCGCATGCTGCCCAATCTGAAACGAATGGCTGCATCCTTTACATCAAACCCCCGCTCATTCTTACTCGTCAAGATCTGTTCCTGGGCTCACACAAAAACCCCAACACCCCcttatctgctcctcctccatggGCAGCCTGTAGCCGGGAGAAAGGAGTCAAGCTGACTAG TACGCTAAAGAACAAGGAGCTGTCTCCAGTGATCGGACAGAAGGGGATCCAGGGAACAATGACCTCCAGTGGACAGTCGCAGCACGCTGAACACAGCCCACACTCCCTCAGGAGAG CAAAGAAACTCGCCCCAACCCCACCCAAGGCCCCGTTCTGCCAGACAGGAGCCATGTCTGACCAGTCGACAGGTCAGCCATCTCCAGTCAGCCTTTCTCCCACTCCTCCCAGCACTCCCTCCCCCTACGGCTTCAGCTACCCACAAGGATACGCCACCATTGGCTCCCCGGGACAGATGGCCCAAATGGCGGCCACCCCGTCGCTCTCCTCTCCACCTTCGCTTGCGGGGACTCTCACCAAGGCCAGGCCGACCCCCAAGCCGCCTCGGCATAGACCCATCTTacctcctcctcagcccccaACCACGCCTGGTACAAGCCCCCAGTCTCTGGATCATTCAACTGTTCTACTGGATGGTTTGTCTCCTGGGGAAAGCATGTCCACAG